The genomic window AGAACAAATGCAAACTAAAGACAAAATGTGATGCTATTTGGAACGCATCAAAACACATGGAGAGAGATAAAGAAAGATCTGGAGAACAACATCTGAACTGAATGAACCAACTAAGTTTTAATAGTCCCTTGACAAATAACAGATTCTGACTCTTCTAACGGACAAGCACTAACTGTCAACAGAAGACAGTGGCCGTATCAAGAGTACAGTCAAGATGATGGTAGTTAAAATCAAGAGTCAGAACGTAGAATCGTGTGATCATGGATTCGTGGTAGGTCTCGCCTTGTACGTGCATGTGAAGAATCATAATTTGGTGGGAGCAGCTGGGATCGCCACGCAGAACCGTAGAACCAGTTGAATCGTGCACGCTGGCTGATTCTGTTTGAGTCTTCACATAACAGTTGTTTGGGGGTGGGGTCTTCAACCCAATTTCTTGAAAACAAAGATTAGCATTaaataaacccaaaaaatcatgttttaaGCACATGAATGGGTACGGTGCGAAGGTTAGTTTCTAAGTCATTAAGCCTACTCATTTGTGGAAACCATCCACATACCCTACTCCCCCTCTTACGTCTGAACTGCTCTGTTTTGCGTTCTGTTTTTGTCTTCTGTCACCGCTGCTACGTGTAGCCTTCCAATCATGCATGCGCAACTCTTTCCATCTCAAATAACAAATTCTGATTCTTCTAATTGACTGAAAGTAACTTTCATCAGAAGACAGTGACTTTATGAAGAGTTAGTCAAGACTGTTGCAGTCTAATATACTGTTATACACCACCTTCGAACTGAATGTGGCGGAGCATCAGAAAGTGGTCACGCACATAGTGTCTGGGTTAAAAAAACCTGCTGTAGACAGTACCTTAGTTTGAAAAACAGTACATTGACATTGAGCTGGAATGCGGATCACTCGGAGAGATCCATTAAGATCTCTCTTTCTCTAAGTACAACTTCTAGTCATGTGATTTTTTTGGGAATTAAGTATTGTGTGACAAGGATTATATTGTTATATTATCGTAGTAATAGATGCTAGGGTACAGGTGCTAACTCGAACATTTAACTCTTATGTAGGGCCTGTATCCATAGAATTTCGCTGTTGTATTGGCCTCACTGCAAGATACAGCTGTAGAGAGTTAGGCCAAGCTCTCAACTTGAAGATCTACATAGAGCACAGACAGGATAACAATGAAGGTATATCAGTAGGAGTAACTTAGTCAAACGGAAGGAGGTGATCAATAAAGCTATGACGTCACCGAAGAGAGTGATAACATACAAGGTAAAGGATCTAAATCCAGAACATAGCTTGTTAGAAAAGGCTTGTATAACTATTATCTcagaaacatataaaaactaCACTATTTCTTTTTGTCTCTACAATCATAGTTTTTTGTAATGAACAATATAATATTGGATATCTAGCCAAATTTAACTTCTGACAAACCTTTGTACACAACATGTAATCTTCAGGTGGTTTTTTACTCTGTTTAGTGCCAAAATTTAATCTAAGGGATTCTATCATACATCACAAGCTAATTATGATCTGATCttgtttttataataaacaaatagaGGGTGCAATATAGAATTTCACATCACCATCCAGTTTTGCACATAGAACAGCACTTTCACTAGGATCCGATCATTAGTTActatgtcaaaataaaaaagaatagaaGGATAAAAGCATGAAATTGTTGTCATTGTGTTATTTAAAGTTAGGTTAATTTACATTTGATAGAAAAAATGTTATCGATTGTGGATGGCTGACCATGGTGGAAAGCCGAAAAATCCGTTATTTCCGCCATTGCGCTGCCATATCAATCCAGTCACAATAAACACTGTTATATGCAAATTGTATAAACGCTCCAAAACTTTCACTTGACATTTGATTATATTACAGTGGCTTAAGGATCTTCTTATCACTATTGTACCTAACATTTTACTAGACATGCAAAACTCAATCAAATTATATTGTCAAGATGTTTGTTTGTAGTGATACATGTATCAATTCTAATTTCAACATATATTAAACAAATATGAAACAAGCTGCGTGCAACAACCATGATCTATAAAAAATAGTGAACTAGAAACAATAACTAGAATTGTCACCTGAACAACATAAACCACAATATTAATCGTATAGAAGCTTGGTTTCAGTCCATCAGTGGATACAGCACGTGCCTGCAAATACATTTAAAACCAAGGCAATAATCAACCCATCAAAACCAAACAACAAACACACTAATATGAATGAAAAAAACCACAAAAAGGAAACAAACGATAGAGTAAATGCACCAAAGCAAAACTAACCTGGTAATAAATCTCAGCCCAGAACAAGACCAGAAGTGCATATGTTGTAAAGAAAGCAAGACTCGGCACATCAAGTAAGATATGTTGGACAATCTACACACATAAACACAAGTAGTGCAAAATTGTGAATGATATGTGTATGACCGACCATATTACACCGCCGAatgtatatgaattaaattaaataaatcttaCTAAACATCAGATCATGTTAGAcaataattcaaattaaatgCTAAAACAGTGCTCTATACCTCTGGCTGTAACCTCTGTACACTTCGAAAGAAAACGAAAACTAAACATCGAACTGCAAAACCGAAAATTTTACATATCAATCAGAATAATTTATATTGatcaacaatttttaaacaaataatacTGATTTAAATAGATAAATTTAAGAAGAAGCTTAATACAAACCTGCATTCACCAAAAAATTGAGAAAGTGAAAGACTTTCTGCGTAGTCCAACCATATTCTGGAACTCTCAATTGTATTCGAACTAGTTGAATCTAAAATCatcataataaaaacaaaattaaaatcataaaccctaaattgaacaaaaaattgagTTACGAACGGATAGGGAAGATTGAATTGGATAGGAAGGTACCAAAGCTATGGCGGAAACGACGCCGTAGAGGACGGCGAGAGTGTAGAAGATACGGTTCTGCCACGTCGGAGATTCATCGATGTCACGCCACCAAGTGGAAGGATCAGTAAGTTGAATAGCTGCCACCGCGATACCCACCGCGCCTGCCGACGAAGCCGGCACGACGTTGTTGGTCATTGTGGATCAATGAACGGAGTTTGAAGTACACGCGCTGGTGGTTTTAATAGTATATTCTTAACGTGAAAATTTGTAG from Trifolium pratense cultivar HEN17-A07 linkage group LG1, ARS_RC_1.1, whole genome shotgun sequence includes these protein-coding regions:
- the LOC123917739 gene encoding protein TOM THREE HOMOLOG 1-like, which gives rise to MTNNVVPASSAGAVGIAVAAIQLTDPSTWWRDIDESPTWQNRIFYTLAVLYGVVSAIALIQLVRIQLRVPEYGWTTQKVFHFLNFLVNAVRCLVFVFFRSVQRLQPEIVQHILLDVPSLAFFTTYALLVLFWAEIYYQARAVSTDGLKPSFYTINIVVYVVQIILWLVLWWKPVSVLVILSKMFFAGVSLFAALGFLLYGGRLFLMLQRFPVESKGRRKKLQEVGYVTTICFLCFLIRCIMMCFNAFDKNADLNVMDHPILNFIYYLFVEILPSSLVLFILRKLPPKRGITQYHPIR